In Arachis stenosperma cultivar V10309 chromosome 1, arast.V10309.gnm1.PFL2, whole genome shotgun sequence, one DNA window encodes the following:
- the LOC130933225 gene encoding uncharacterized protein LOC130933225: NAYGQKEEGPSRWQEKREAKRQMYLMSTEKAVRLGERKDLKPTMSAIGGSAQCQKCFQSGHWTYECKNERVYMSRPSRTQQLKNPKLRLNISVSLDMDDNNPDATKDEKAKVSSKKTKRKYQSDSDSGSDSEDSVFETDSGSESSSVTGSESSGSSSGYSSSSDSEEERRRRRKKKQKKGGRRRRYSTSSESSDSDSESDSDSDDRSRRRKKHYNRRR, from the coding sequence AATGCTTATGGTCAGAAGGAAGAAGGGCCTAGCAGATGGCAGGAGAAGAGGGAAGCCAAAAGGCAGATGTATTTGATGAGTACTGAGAAAGCTGTTAGATTGGGTGAAAGGAAAGACCTTAAGCCTACAATGTCTGCCATTGGCGGATCAGCGCAGTGCCAGAAGTGCTTCCAAAGTGGTCACTGGACCTACGAATGTAAGAACGAGCGGGTTTACATGTCGAGGCCATCCAGGACACAGCAACTTAAGAATCCCAAGTTGAGACTGAATATTTCTGTGAGCTTGGATATGGATGATAATAATCCCGATGCTACTAAGGATGAGAAGGCCAAAGTGAGTTCTAAGAAAACCAAAAGGAAATATCAATCTGACTCTGATTCCGGCAGTGATAGTGAGGATTCAGTATTTGAGACTGATAGTGGCAGCGAATCTTCATCGGTTACAGGATCGGAGTCTTCCGGAAGTAGTTCAGGGTACAGTTCCTCATCTGATTCAGAGGAAGAAAGAAGgcgaaggaggaagaagaagcagaagaaggGCGGAAGGCGCAGGAGGTATAGTACGTCTTCAGAATCATCTGATTCAGATTCAGAATCAGACTCTGATTCTGATGACAGGAGTCGTCGACGGAAAAAGCACTACAATCGAAGACGCTGA
- the LOC130969597 gene encoding uncharacterized protein LOC130969597 isoform X1 gives MGAPEKSQANANSMQRVKVYRLNDDGKWDDQGTGHVVVDYIERSEDLGLHVFDEDDNDQILVHRINAEDIYRKQEDTIISWRDPEYGTDLALSFQETSGCSYIWDHICNVRRNMHFNTINSEPFHSVNSELRELPAVQLSTLPMILKIVVDSGITDQLRLTDLILSDQEFVRKLMEVFRLCEDLENIDGLHMIYKIVKGIILLNSTQIFERIFSDEYIVDIIGALEYDPELPCVQHHRKFLKEHVIFKEVSPPASSLQDGSYICRRAWKFYLTVFFSPFLQAIPIKDPFVLSKIHQTYRVVFLKDVVLARVLDEATSANLNSIIHANNAMVVSLLKDDNTFIQELFARLKLPSTSPESKKNLVYFLHEFCTLSKSLQMVQQLRLFRDLMNEGVFDVITQVLQSQDKKLVLIGTDILILFLNQDPNLLRSYVVRQEGITLLGLLVKGMITDFGDNMHCQFLEILRSLLDSCTLSGPQRDTVIDIFFEKHLGQLVEVVAESCPSESMVDASSKLIGSRRRAQCQNVTKPEILSNICELLCFCVLHHPYRIKCNFLLNNVIEKILLLTQRRERYLVVGAVRFVRTILSRHDEHLINYFVRNNVLKPIIDAFVANGIRYNLLHSAVLELLDYIRKENMKSLLKYIIDSFWDKLVKFENLACIHSLRVKYEQSMDNGGTKDAANVVDLRRRTDERALEEEEEHYFNEDSDEEDAASASIPPNQKRERQPSLSNGVATSYSQTSPRSGGLVDYDDDEDDEDYRPPPKKQKEASEDDGEMEFLRLKRNLPSKDKESEHVKKQKSFKNTKSKDSVFAALCSTLSQAVLPGNKTTNNVHTGGAPTMNSSEDNQGEGANVSTSSSENNSKEAAEDNHVEKETAASRGFSDRLHGTSDNIQLSGEERPLVPPKSSPEMTVNGS, from the exons CGTGTCAAGGTCTATCGTCTTAATGATGACGGGAAATGGGATGACCAGGGTACTGGACATGTTGTTGTTGATTATATAGAG CGATCGGAAGATCTGGGTTTACATGTTTTTGATGAAGACGACAATGATCAGATACTTGTGCACCGCATCAATGCTGAAGATATTTATAGGAAACAAGAAG ATACAATTATCTCGTGGAGAGATCCAGAATATGGTACAGATTTGGCACTTAGTTTTCAAGAGACTAGTGGCTGCTCTTACATATG GGATCATATTTGCAATGTGCGGAGGAATATGCATTTTAATACAATAAATA GTGAGCCATTTCACAGCGTCAACAGTGAGTTAAGGGAGTTGCCTGCTGTACAGCTATCCACACTTCCTATGATTCTTAAG ATTGTGGTTGACAGTGGCATTACAGATCAGTTGCGGCTTACAGATCTAATTTTAAGTGAT CAAGAATTTGTTCGGAAGCTGATGGAAGTATTTCGACTATGTGAAGACTTAGAAAATATAGATGGCCTTCACATGATTTATAAAATAGTCAAAGGGATCA TTTTACTTAATAGCACACAGATTTTTGAGAGGATTTTTAGTGATGAATATATAGTGGACATTATTGGTGCGCTTGAGT ATGATCCAGAGCTTCCGTGTGTTCAACATCACCGTAAATTCTTAAAGGAGCATGTAATTTTTAAGGAGGTAAGTCCTCCTGCCTCTTCTCTTCAAGATGGTAGCTATATCTGTAGACGTGCCTGGAAGTTCTACCTTACTGTATTTTTTTCTCCCTTCTTGCAGGCCATACCTATAAAAGATCCCTTTGTCTTGTCAAAGATCCATCAGACATATAGAGTTGTTTTTTTGAAG GATGTTGTTTTGGCTAGGGTATTGGATGAGGCTACTAGTGCAAATCTCAACTCCATAATACATGCAAATAATGCCATG GTTGTTTCTTTGTTGAAGGATGACAACACATTTATCCAGGAGTTGTTTGCTAGGTTAAAATTGCCTTCCACCTCTCCTGAATCGAAGAAAAACTTG GTATATTTCCTGCACGAGTTTTGTACCTTAAGCAAGAGCTTACAGATGGTCCAGCAGCTTCGGCTCTTTAG GGATCTAATGAATGAAGGCGTCTTTGATGTCATCACCCAGGTTTTGCAAAGTCAAGATAAGAAGTTGGTGCTAATTGG AACAGATATCCTGATTCTCTTCTTGAATCAAGATCCTAATCTTTTGCGATCCTATGTTGTTCGGCAGGAAGGAATAACACTTCTTGGACTTCTG GTTAAGGGAATGATAACAGATTTTGGGGACAACATGCATTGCCAGTTTCTTGAGATCCTTCGCAGTCTATTGGATTCATGTACATTATCTGGACCACAG AGGGACACAGTTATTGATATTTTCTTTGAGAAGCATTTGGGTCAACTGGTTGAAGTTGTTGCAGAATCTTGTCCTTCAGAAAGTATGGTTGATGCAAGCAGCAAGTTAATAGGCTCTAGAAGAAGAGCTCAATGTCAGAATGTGACAAAGCCAGAGATACTGTCCAATATATGTGAATTGCTATGCTTTTGTGTCCTACATCACCCTTACAGGATAAA GTGCAATTTTCTTCTTAACAatgtgattgaaaaaattttgctaCTGACACAGAGAAGAGAAAGATACTTAGTTGTTGGTGCTGTCCGTTTTGTTCGTACTATACTTTCCCGCCAT GATGAGCATCTTATAAACTATTTTGTGCGGAACAATGTTCTCAAACCAATTATAGATGCCTTTGTTGCTAATGGCATCCGCTACAATCTGCTCCATTCTGCTGTTCTGGAACTTTTGGACTATATACGGAAG GAGAATATGAAATCATTGTTGAAATATATAATTGATTCTTTCTGGGACAAGTTGGTGAAATTTGAGAATTTGGCATGCATTCACTCTCTCAGAGTGAAATATGAGCAG TCTATGGATAATGGTGGCACAAAAGATGCTGCTAATGTGGTCGATCTGCGAAGAAGAACTGATGAGCGTGCtctggaggaggaggaggaacatTACTTTAATGAGGACAG TGATGAGGAGGATGCAGCCTCTGCATCCATTCCACCTAATCAGAAAAGGGAACGACAACCTAGTTTATCTAATGGAGTTGCTACAAGCTATTCACAAACAAG TCCAAGGTCCGGTGGACTGGTTGactatgatgatgatgaggatgatgaAGATTACAGGCCACCGccaaagaagcagaaagaagcTTCTGAAGATGACGGGGAAATGGAGTTTCTCCGGCTCAAAAGGAATCTGCCTTCAAAGGACAAGGAATCAGAACATGTGAAGAAGCAGAAGTCATTCAAGAATACAAAATCTAAAGATAGTGTTTTTGCTGCTTTGTGTTCAACCTTAAGCCAAGCTGTGCTACCTGGTAACAAAACTACAAACAACGTTCATACAGGTGGTGCACCAACGATGAACTCAAGTGAAGACAATCAGGGAGAGGGGGCAAATGTTTCTACAAGTAGCTCTGAAAATAATAGCAAGGAAGCAGCTGAAGATAACCATGTAGAAAAAGAAACCGCAGCCTCCAGAGGATTTTCTGATCGCTTGCATGGAACGTCAGATAACATACAATTGAGTGGAGAGGAACGTCCATTGGTTCCGCCAAAATCGTCGCCAGAGATGACCGTAAATGGATCATAA
- the LOC130969597 gene encoding uncharacterized protein LOC130969597 isoform X2 → MGAPEKSQANANSMQRVKVYRLNDDGKWDDQGTGHVVVDYIERSEDLGLHVFDEDDNDQILVHRINAEDIYRKQEDTIISWRDPEYGTDLALSFQETSGCSYIWDHICNVRRNMHFNTINSEPFHSVNSELRELPAVQLSTLPMILKIVVDSGITDQLRLTDLILSDQEFVRKLMEVFRLCEDLENIDGLHMIYKIVKGIILLNSTQIFERIFSDEYIVDIIGALEYDPELPCVQHHRKFLKEHVIFKEAIPIKDPFVLSKIHQTYRVVFLKDVVLARVLDEATSANLNSIIHANNAMVVSLLKDDNTFIQELFARLKLPSTSPESKKNLVYFLHEFCTLSKSLQMVQQLRLFRDLMNEGVFDVITQVLQSQDKKLVLIGTDILILFLNQDPNLLRSYVVRQEGITLLGLLVKGMITDFGDNMHCQFLEILRSLLDSCTLSGPQRDTVIDIFFEKHLGQLVEVVAESCPSESMVDASSKLIGSRRRAQCQNVTKPEILSNICELLCFCVLHHPYRIKCNFLLNNVIEKILLLTQRRERYLVVGAVRFVRTILSRHDEHLINYFVRNNVLKPIIDAFVANGIRYNLLHSAVLELLDYIRKENMKSLLKYIIDSFWDKLVKFENLACIHSLRVKYEQSMDNGGTKDAANVVDLRRRTDERALEEEEEHYFNEDSDEEDAASASIPPNQKRERQPSLSNGVATSYSQTSPRSGGLVDYDDDEDDEDYRPPPKKQKEASEDDGEMEFLRLKRNLPSKDKESEHVKKQKSFKNTKSKDSVFAALCSTLSQAVLPGNKTTNNVHTGGAPTMNSSEDNQGEGANVSTSSSENNSKEAAEDNHVEKETAASRGFSDRLHGTSDNIQLSGEERPLVPPKSSPEMTVNGS, encoded by the exons CGTGTCAAGGTCTATCGTCTTAATGATGACGGGAAATGGGATGACCAGGGTACTGGACATGTTGTTGTTGATTATATAGAG CGATCGGAAGATCTGGGTTTACATGTTTTTGATGAAGACGACAATGATCAGATACTTGTGCACCGCATCAATGCTGAAGATATTTATAGGAAACAAGAAG ATACAATTATCTCGTGGAGAGATCCAGAATATGGTACAGATTTGGCACTTAGTTTTCAAGAGACTAGTGGCTGCTCTTACATATG GGATCATATTTGCAATGTGCGGAGGAATATGCATTTTAATACAATAAATA GTGAGCCATTTCACAGCGTCAACAGTGAGTTAAGGGAGTTGCCTGCTGTACAGCTATCCACACTTCCTATGATTCTTAAG ATTGTGGTTGACAGTGGCATTACAGATCAGTTGCGGCTTACAGATCTAATTTTAAGTGAT CAAGAATTTGTTCGGAAGCTGATGGAAGTATTTCGACTATGTGAAGACTTAGAAAATATAGATGGCCTTCACATGATTTATAAAATAGTCAAAGGGATCA TTTTACTTAATAGCACACAGATTTTTGAGAGGATTTTTAGTGATGAATATATAGTGGACATTATTGGTGCGCTTGAGT ATGATCCAGAGCTTCCGTGTGTTCAACATCACCGTAAATTCTTAAAGGAGCATGTAATTTTTAAGGAG GCCATACCTATAAAAGATCCCTTTGTCTTGTCAAAGATCCATCAGACATATAGAGTTGTTTTTTTGAAG GATGTTGTTTTGGCTAGGGTATTGGATGAGGCTACTAGTGCAAATCTCAACTCCATAATACATGCAAATAATGCCATG GTTGTTTCTTTGTTGAAGGATGACAACACATTTATCCAGGAGTTGTTTGCTAGGTTAAAATTGCCTTCCACCTCTCCTGAATCGAAGAAAAACTTG GTATATTTCCTGCACGAGTTTTGTACCTTAAGCAAGAGCTTACAGATGGTCCAGCAGCTTCGGCTCTTTAG GGATCTAATGAATGAAGGCGTCTTTGATGTCATCACCCAGGTTTTGCAAAGTCAAGATAAGAAGTTGGTGCTAATTGG AACAGATATCCTGATTCTCTTCTTGAATCAAGATCCTAATCTTTTGCGATCCTATGTTGTTCGGCAGGAAGGAATAACACTTCTTGGACTTCTG GTTAAGGGAATGATAACAGATTTTGGGGACAACATGCATTGCCAGTTTCTTGAGATCCTTCGCAGTCTATTGGATTCATGTACATTATCTGGACCACAG AGGGACACAGTTATTGATATTTTCTTTGAGAAGCATTTGGGTCAACTGGTTGAAGTTGTTGCAGAATCTTGTCCTTCAGAAAGTATGGTTGATGCAAGCAGCAAGTTAATAGGCTCTAGAAGAAGAGCTCAATGTCAGAATGTGACAAAGCCAGAGATACTGTCCAATATATGTGAATTGCTATGCTTTTGTGTCCTACATCACCCTTACAGGATAAA GTGCAATTTTCTTCTTAACAatgtgattgaaaaaattttgctaCTGACACAGAGAAGAGAAAGATACTTAGTTGTTGGTGCTGTCCGTTTTGTTCGTACTATACTTTCCCGCCAT GATGAGCATCTTATAAACTATTTTGTGCGGAACAATGTTCTCAAACCAATTATAGATGCCTTTGTTGCTAATGGCATCCGCTACAATCTGCTCCATTCTGCTGTTCTGGAACTTTTGGACTATATACGGAAG GAGAATATGAAATCATTGTTGAAATATATAATTGATTCTTTCTGGGACAAGTTGGTGAAATTTGAGAATTTGGCATGCATTCACTCTCTCAGAGTGAAATATGAGCAG TCTATGGATAATGGTGGCACAAAAGATGCTGCTAATGTGGTCGATCTGCGAAGAAGAACTGATGAGCGTGCtctggaggaggaggaggaacatTACTTTAATGAGGACAG TGATGAGGAGGATGCAGCCTCTGCATCCATTCCACCTAATCAGAAAAGGGAACGACAACCTAGTTTATCTAATGGAGTTGCTACAAGCTATTCACAAACAAG TCCAAGGTCCGGTGGACTGGTTGactatgatgatgatgaggatgatgaAGATTACAGGCCACCGccaaagaagcagaaagaagcTTCTGAAGATGACGGGGAAATGGAGTTTCTCCGGCTCAAAAGGAATCTGCCTTCAAAGGACAAGGAATCAGAACATGTGAAGAAGCAGAAGTCATTCAAGAATACAAAATCTAAAGATAGTGTTTTTGCTGCTTTGTGTTCAACCTTAAGCCAAGCTGTGCTACCTGGTAACAAAACTACAAACAACGTTCATACAGGTGGTGCACCAACGATGAACTCAAGTGAAGACAATCAGGGAGAGGGGGCAAATGTTTCTACAAGTAGCTCTGAAAATAATAGCAAGGAAGCAGCTGAAGATAACCATGTAGAAAAAGAAACCGCAGCCTCCAGAGGATTTTCTGATCGCTTGCATGGAACGTCAGATAACATACAATTGAGTGGAGAGGAACGTCCATTGGTTCCGCCAAAATCGTCGCCAGAGATGACCGTAAATGGATCATAA